Genomic window (Neorhizobium galegae bv. orientalis str. HAMBI 540):
AGAGCCATTTCACCCATGCGCTCGACTACTCTTTCCGGCAGGGAGGCAACATCCCGCCAATCTGGGCGCGCTCCGGCGGACGCGAGACCCGCGTCATCGGCATCACCAGCACCGACGAGTTCCAGGCGATCATCGCGCTCCCCTCATCCGGCATAAAGACCGGCGCCGAGTTGAAGGGCCGTCGCCTCGGCGTGCCGCGCAAGCCGGGCGAGAAAATCGTCGATTTCCAGCGCGCCACGGCGCTGAAAGGGATCGTTTCCGCACTTTCACTCGATAACCTGACGCACGATGACGTCGAACTCGTCTATCTCGACAGCACCGAGGCCAACCTGATCGAGCGGGGCAACGCCGCCTTTCTCGGCCTGAAGCGCCGTTACCCTTATGGCGACGAGCTCCTGGCCCTTGCCCGCGGCGATATCGACGCCTTTTTCGTCAAGGGTGCGGAAGGCGTCGTGCTCGCCAACCAGATCGGCGCGGTCGTCGTCTCGGAATTCGGCTTCCATCCGGACGCAAAGATCCGCATCAACAATGGCACGCCGCGGCCCCTGACGGTCGATGCGCGCTTCCTCGACGAGCATTTCGACCTCGTTACCGACCTGGTCCAAACCATCGGCAGGGTGGCGGCGTGGGCTGAAGCCAATCCCGACAATGCCGTACGCCTGATCGCCAATGAGATCGGCGTTGGCGAAGATGCGATCTGGGCGGCAAATGGCTCCCATGTGCACAAGCATTTGACGCTCTCGCTGGACGCAGACCAGATCGCCGCCTTCGACCATTTCAAGAGTTTCCTGCTCGAATGGGGCTTCATTCCCGCCGATTTCAATGTTTCGGCCTGGATCGACAGCAGGCCATTGGAAGCTGCAAGCCGGAGGGCCGCCGCATGAGCCGGATCCTCGTCACCGGCGCGACCGGCAGGCTGGGCCAGCTTATCGTCGAACGGCTCGTTGCGCAGAACCGGCCGGTCCGGATCCTCACCCGCCGGCCGGAAACGGCACGCAACCTGTTCGGCACCACCGTCCAGATCGCCGCCGGCGAATTTGCCGACCGCTACTCGCTCGATGCCGCCATCCGGGGCGTCGGGCGGCTTCTCCTCCTGTCACCGATCAGTGAAAGGCTGGCAGCGGACCAGATTGCCGTCGCCAACGCCGCCGAGGCCGCGGGCGTGCAGCGCATCGTCAAGATTTCCGGTTCGGACTGGACGATCGATCCGCCCGGCGTCTCGATTTCCGGTGACGCCCACGCAGCCGTCGAGCAACACCTCCGCCGCCTGCCGATCGACTCGATATTCCTTCGTCCGAATGCCTGGATGCAGGTGTCGCTTGCCAACACAATCAAGCACGTCCTGGTCGGCAATCCCGTCACCGCTGCGAACCTTGATGCCGGCGTCGGGTACATCGATGCCCGTGACATAGCCGATGTCGCCGTCCATCTTCTTCTCGCCGACCGTATCGCCGACGCCGCCACGCTCAACCTGACCGGTCCTGACGTGAAGACGCCGCGGCAGATCGCAAGCCTCATCGCGACAGCGCTTGGGCGACGGGTCGCGGCGATCGAGAAGCGGCCTGCCATCGGCCCTTCGGATACCGATTTTGAACATCGGGCCGTTGCACAATTCGCCACCCTCATCGCCGCCGGCCGCGCGGCCGTTACGACGGATATCGTCGCCTCGATCCTGGGGCGGCCACCGCGGAGCGTCGAAGCCTTCGTGTCAGATTATCTCGCCGCCGAAGCGGCCCTGGTTGGATAGAACCCATGAGTATTCCCTTCGTCGACATCGCCATTATCGGCGGCGGCCCTGGAGGCCTCGCGCTGGCCCAGGGCCTCAAGAAAAACGGCATCGACACCGCCGTCTTCGAGCGCGATCCGGTCCGCGCCGACTATGTGCAGGGTTTTCGCATGCGCATCCGCCAGCGTGGCATCGATGCGCTTCAGGCCAACCTGCCGCCGCATCTCTACGAAACCTTTCTCGATACGCTCGGCCTTGCGCCAACGGAAAATCTCGTACTCGACGAGCAGTTTAACCGGCTGGACGACACGGGCCGTGGCAGCGCAGAGCCGGAAGACACGCATATCGAAAAATCCGTAAGCCGCATCACGCTGCGACAGATCCTGCTTTCCGGCCTCGACGACATCTTTCAGACCGGCAAACGTTTTGAACGATACGCGCTTCAGCCGGATGGCACGGTGATCGCTCATTTTGCCGACGGCTCGGCAGTGCGCGCCAACCTGCTTGTCGGTGCTGACGGGACAGGATCGCCGGTGCGACGCCAGCTCCTGCCTGATCTCACCAGCATCGACACCGGCGTGCGCCGGTTGGCCGGCAAGATCACGCTCAAGGACGCCGAGCGCCATGGCATCTCGCCGTTGCTCACCGACTTCAACACCCATATCCGCCCGCGCGGCGGCCACACGCTGATGATCACCAGCCACCGGGTCGATCCGGCTGCCTACGCGCGTCATGGCCTGATTGGCACCGAGGACCCAAGCCATCGGGGTATTCCCGGGTTTCACTTCAATAACACCACCAGCTATGCCTGGTGGAACACGGCCTACGACACCGGCGAGCTCGGACCGGACGAAGCCTTGGAAAAGCTGGATGGCGCTGCATTGCTCGAGGCGCTTCTCGCGCGTGTCGCGCATTGGGACGAGCGCATCCTGAAGCTTATCCGGCATACCGATCCCTCGACGGTCGCATTCCTCAAGGTGAAAAGTTCGACGCCCGGCGCGATTTGGCAGACGGGACCGGTCACCCTGCTTGGCGACGCCATCCACGCCATGACCTATTTTCGCGCCCTGGGCGGCAATACCGCGCTCTACGATACCGGCCTTCTCGTGCCTCAGATCGTCGCCGCCCGCCGCCACGGCAAACCCCAGGCGGCTGCCGTCCACGATTATGAAAATGCCATGCGCGAACACGGCTACGAGGCCGTGCGCTCCTCTCTTTCGGCAATGTTGCGCAATGTCGGTGCCGGCCGGCCGCTTTCGGCCGTGGCCGCTCCCCAATAGCTTCAAGGAAATAATCTCATGTCCATCGTCGTCTTCGGCGCCTCCGGAAACATCGGCAGCAATATCCGCAAGGAGGCGTTATCCCGCGGACATCGCGTCACAGCCGTTACCCGTTCGGCGGATCTCGATCCCGCCGAACGCCTGACAGTCCTTAAAGCCGACATCGCCGATGCCGGCGATGTCGCAAAGATCGCCGCCGGCCACGATGCAGTGATCAGCGCCTATAGTCCCGGCCTGCGCCACCACTCCGCCGATGACGCGGCCGAACTCATCAGCAACGCGCATGAGGCGTTGTTTGCGGGGGTCAAACAAGCAGGCGTCCGCCGCCTTATCATCGTCGGCGGCGTCGGCAGTCTGGAGGCGAGTCCGGGTGTCGATGTGGTCGACAGCGATTTCTACCCGGCCGAACACAAGGCTCATACGCTGCGCAATCGCGAGATTCTGAGGAGCCTCAGGCGCGGTGACCACGATCTCGACTGGACCTATGTCTCGCCGCCGCTTTCGATCAAGGCTGGCGAACGCGCCGGCAAATTCCGACTGGGCGAAGACCGTCTGCTGCGCGATGAAGCCGGCGAAAGCCGCATCTCGGAGGCCGACTTCGCTATCGCCATCCTCGACGAACTCGACAGGGGCCAGTTCGTCCGCCGGCGCTTCACTGCCGCCTACTGACGGCCCGCCCAACCAGGATACCCAGACCCATGGCCAACACCCAGCGCAAGCTCAACCTCAATGTCGGCATCAACACGACCGGTTATCTCGGCAATGCCTGGAAATACCGGACGGGCAACCGGCACGAGATCACCGATCCCGACTATTACCGGCGCCTGACGGAGCTTGCTCACAAAGGCCTGTTCGACGCGGTGTTCTTCTCCGACCATCCGGCGCTGATGACCGATCCGAATGGCCGCCCCTTCCACACGATCGATCCGCTGATTCTCTGCACTGCGCTTGCCGCCCAGGTGCCGGATATCGGTTTCGTGGCGACCATGTCCTCGACCTACAATTCGCCCTATAATCTCGCACGCCGCACCCAGTCGACGGACATCATCTCGGGCGGCAGACTGATCATCAATATCGTCTCTTCCTTCAATCCGAACGTCGCCGCCAATTTTGGTTCGGAGCCGCTGCCGCCGCGCAACCAACGTTATGCCAAGGCCTCCGAATTCCTCGATGTCGCAAAGAAGCTCTGGGCCAGCTGGGACCCCTCCCGCGAAGGCGACGTGCCGGACGACCGTTTCTGGGATGCGACCAGCGCCCATACGATCGATCACCAGGGCAGCTATTTTACCGTCAAGGGCCCGCTCAACGTTCCGCGCGGGCCGCAAGGCCACCCGGTCATCGCCCAGGCAGGCGCGTCTGAAGGCGGCATCGACCTTGCCGCGCGCCATGGAGAGATCATCTACTGCAACATCCTCTCGCGTCCCGCCGGCCAAGCCTTCGGCAAGAAGGTCAGGGACCGCGCCATTTCATTTGGCCGAGATCCCTTGGGCATTCGCATCGTGCCCGGCCTCGTCGTCATTCTCGGCGAGACCCGCGAGGAAGCGCTACGCAAACACGAACTCTTCAGCGGCGCCGGCTCGGAAGACGGCCTGATCGCCCGCTTCGTCAAGGAGAACGGCATTGATCCTGACGGTTTCGATGCGGATGCGGTTCTGGATGCGGAGCGTTTCATCCCCGATCCAAACCGCCTGCAGGCGGTTGGCATGGGGCTTGGGCTTGTCGATCTGCTCACCCACGAGAAGCTGACGGCGAGAGAGGCCGTGCGACGTTCGGAAGGGCACCACCGCCTCCTGCTCGGCACGCCCGAGGAGGTGGCCGACGGGATCATCGATCTCTGGGCGGACGGAACCGTCGACGGCTATACGCTGCAGCCACCCCGCGCGCCGGACGATATCGAGGAATTTGTCGATAAGGTGGTACCGATCCTGCAGGATCGCGGCGTCTATCGTACCCGGTACGAGGAAAAAACCGTCCGCGAGCGGTACGGCCTGCCCTTTCCCGAAGCAGGCGCCGACATCGGCAGGAGCGCCGCCATTTCATGGCTGCGCTGAGCTCCAGTATGATGTGTTGAACCGCCTCTCGCTCGGCTTTGGTTAGGCATTGGTCGAGATAGCGGTTTTAAAATGAGGATTCATCTCGCGCTCCAGCACGGTTCGCACGGCTGTTCTTTCGAGCATCTGGTTTTTGTGCCGGGTGAAATGCCCAAGCGTCTCCATCGGCAAGCCGTTGCTCGTGCCCCAGCCATAAAAGACGAGCGCATAGGGGTCCGCGACCGTATATTGTTCGCCCATGATCCAATGGTGATCGGCAATCAACCTGTCGATTTCTACCATGCTCTCCCAGTATCTCGCCGCAGCCTTCGTCCGAATAGCGTCGTGAACCTCTTCCTCATCCGCGAACTGATAGGGCCGGAATTTGGCTTTCTGAGATATATGGGGCGTGTTCGAAAACCACGCCATCTGCGCGATACATTGCATCTGCTCGACAACATCTGTCGGAAACATGCGGAGTTCGGGATTGATGAGGCCGATATAGGCCAATATCGCGGAGTTTTCCGTGATCACCTGCCCATCCGGCGTCACAAGGGATGGAACTTTCCCCCGGGGATTGATCGCCAGGTAATACGGAGCGAGATGCTGTTGTTTCCGCAGCAACGTCTCGATCGGTCGAAATGGCCGGCCGGTCTCCTCGAGAGCGATATGGGGAGCAAGCGAACAGGCTCCCGGACTATAGAAAAGAACCGTTTCACCCTTCAGAGCCGAGAGCCCGCCTGAAAGCAGCTCAACATTCTCCATATCCCGTTCCTCCCTATTGTTTTCCAAGCCGCCGATCAGATACCTAAGCTCTCAAAGCGGCGGTCATGATCCGTTCCCGTGTCATCGGCATGTCGTGGATGCGCATGCCCAACGCATGAGCGACGGCATTGCCAATGGCCGCGGCGGTCGGCCCACCGGCGCATTCGCCTACTCCAAGCGCCTCATGCTGGTCCGCTCCGATAAGCTCAACGCGAATTTCCGGTATGTCCGAAAACCGAATGACAGGATAGCTATGCCAATCGACGGTCGAGATCCCTTGCGGACCGAAGCCCACCTCTTCGATCAGGGTCCAGCTGATGGCCTGAACGATATTGCCTTCGACCTGGTTGACGACGCCGTCGGGATTGATGACCAGCCCCGCATCCACGGCGCACCAGATATCGGTCACGCGCACCGCCTCGTCGACCTCGACGGCTGCGACGACCGCGGCATAGGCCGACGCGTTCTTATAGCGGGCGAGACCGATACCCAAGCCCTTCCCGGCACCGCCAGCGTCACGTGATGACCAGCCGGCCATCGCCGCGGCCCTTTCAAGGGTTCTGCGGGCACGCGGGTCGGAAAGGGTGGAAAGGCGGTATCTCACCGGATCCTCGCCGGCCCGGGCGGCAAGTTCGTCGATCAGAGCTTCGATGGCAAAGACATTCAAAGTCGCCCCGAGCCCGCGCAACGACGAGGTGCGCACCGGCACGTCGTGGATCAGGTGGTAGCTGATCCGCTTGGCCGCCATGTCGTAGAGCGGAATTCCGTTACGCACCGCACCTCCTCCCCGCTCGAGCGGAATGTCGAAGGGCTTGCGTTCGGGCGGTGGCTCCTTCATCGCCTCGGCGGCCAGCAGATAGGCGCCCCCAACCCCGGGGCGCTGGCCGTGGGTGGCGCTCCATATCTCGGTCGTCCAATCGGCGGGGCGCCCGGCGGCGTCGAGTGCCGCGTGAACGGTCACGATCATTGCGGAGGAGAGCGGTTCGTAGCCAAATTCCTCTTCCCGCCGCCACATCAGCCGGATCGGTTTGCCTGGAAGTGCCAATGCCACAAGAGCGGCATCCAACGCGGCATCATCGGCGCCGTTATGGCCATAACAACCAGCGCCTTGCACGTGGTGGCATGCGACATTTTCGAGGGGCAGGCCCACTGTTTTTGCAATGTTTTCCCGCAACGGATGCATGCCCTGGCCGTGCGACCAGACGGTCAGCATGCCGTCGCGGTAAACTGCGACGGCGCAGGACGGGGCTAAGGAGCCGTGAGACAGAAAGGGGCGGGAAAAGGTGGCCGACACGCGATCGGGTATGGAGCCAGCAAGAGGATCGCCGATCAGCCGGTCAATAGAAGGCTGTGCGGCCACCCATTCGGCCTTGGCCTGTTCGGGATGAAGCGCTCGAGCATTGGTCCAGACGGAATATTCCGCCGCAGCGACGGCCGCAGCGCGAACGGCGGTCTCGTCGATCCCCACAAACGCCAGGAAGTTATCGATGCGGATGACGTTGATATCGGCGGCGGCCTTGCGCCGCACGGCCGCCTCGTCGAGCAGGGCCAGCGCAGCACCGCGGCCAGGCTGGCGCAGGGTGCGGGCATGCAGCATGCCGGGCAGCGTCATGTCCTGGATGAAGCCCGATCCGGTCAGCTTTGCAGGAAGATCGAGCCGCGAAACGGAAGTGCCGACGAGACGGTAAGCATCCGCAGGCTTCGGCGAAACCATGCCTGTCGCCTCGGCAGAAAGATCGAGCTCGCCCGCGATCGCCCAATAGTCGATCCCGCTCGGAATACCGTTTCTGAAAAAGACACCTTCGACGATGGTGAGTTCATCCGGCGAGGCGTTCAGACGCAGGGCAGCATGCATCAAGGCAAGCGCGCGGACTTCCGCTGCGACGAGGCGAATTGCAGCGCCAGAATGCTCGATCGACCAGCTGGAGGCGGTATAACCTTCCCCCGGCCCCTCCACGCTGTTGCCGGACATCATGCTGATCTGGCCGATGCCCAAATCCAGTTCCTCCGCGGCGATCTGGGCAAGCGCGGTCAGAACCCCCTGCCCGAGCTCGACCTTGCCGGTGCCGATCCGTACCGTGCGGTCGCCGAGGAAGCGAAGCCAGCGGTCCAGACGCGGGTTGTCCTTCAGACTGTGGACAAGCCCCGCCATCAAACCACCTCATGGCGCAATGCGGCGGCTGCCTTGAGCACAGCGCGCAGGATGCGGGGATGCGATCCGCAGCGACAGAGGTTTGCATCGAGCGCCGCAGCGACTTCAGCGCGCGTGGGGTCCGGATTGCGATCCAGAAAGGCTTTCGCTGCAATGAGAATGCCCGACAGGCAATATCCGCACTGTCCTGCCTGCTCTTCGAGAAAAGCCTGCTGAAGCGGATGCAGCGCTTCGGCCGAGCCCAAACCTTCCACGGTGGTGATGCTGCGACCGCCAAGCGTACCGACCTCGCGACTGCAAGAATATTCTGCAGAACCATCGATCAGCACCATGCACGCCCCGCATTGCTCAAGCCCGCAGCCATATCGGCTGCCCTTCAGCCCCAGATGATTACGCAGCACGTCCAGTAGAGGCATAGTGGGAGGAACATCCAGGTCGTATTCCCGACCGTTGACGGTCAGAGTAAAAGGCTTGCTCATGCAATGCAGTCTCTTCTTTGCCTGCCTAACGAGATGTCCGGTAGCTGAGGATCGTAGCGGCGGGACCGCCCGGCCTGCTCTCTAAAAAATGCCGGGCGTTGAACTTCAGCACCCGGCAATCGCTTTGCCGCCCGCCTTCAGATCGAAATCAGCTCGGCTGGACGAGGCCCGCCTTGACCAAGGGTTTGAGGGATTCAATCTCGCGCTCGATCGAACCGCGCATTTCGTCTGGCGTATTGACCACGGCCGTTAGACCAAGCGACGCCAGCTTGGCTTTTGCGGCGGGCGTGTCGCTCCACTCCTTGATGGCCTTATGGATGGCACTGACGATCTCGGGAGACATTCCCTTCGGGCCGACCGCGCCGAACCAAAGGGTTTGATTATAGTCCTTGAGCCCCTGTTCCGCGACCGTCTTTACATTTGGCAATTCGCCGATGCGCTGTGCTGACGTCACGGCAACGCCGTGGATTTTCCCGTCCTTGATATGCGGCAGGTAATTGGACGGCGCGTCGAGAGCGAAATCGATATGCCCGCCGAGCAGATCGGCGAGCAGGGGCGGCGAGCCCTTGTAGGGGATGTGGTTTATTTCAATGCCGGTCTGCAGGCTGATGATGGCAGCACAGATATGACCTTTCGTTCCGGCGCCCGGGTTTCCGATATTTATCTTTCCGGGATTGGCTTTCGCGTAGGCGATCAATTCCTGAAGCGATTTCGCCGGCGCCTTGGCGCTTGCGGTCAGCAGTGCCGGGCTTTCTGCAACCACGGTGATGGGCGTGAAGTCGACCTGAGGATCATAGGCGAGATTGGTCTGCACCACCTTGTTGGCCGCGATCGGTGCACTGCCGCTGATGAGGATCGTGTAGCCGTCCGGCGCCGAGCGGGCGAGCTTTCCGCCTGCGAGTGCACCGGCCGCGCCGGCCAGGTTTTCGATAACGAACTGCTGGCCGAATTTCGTCGTCAGCAGGTCTGCCACGAGGCGGGCGATAATGTCGCTCGTGCCGCCCGGAGGGTAAGCCGAGATCACCACCACCGACTTGCTTGGCCAGTTGGCGGCAATTGCTATTCTGCCTGAAGCCAGCGCGACAGCTGATCCTCCGAGCACGATGAATTCTCGTCTGTTCATTCTGTTCCTCCTCCCACTCGTTGAATCGAGTTCCTTGGCTAAAGCCCTACCCTGTCTGCTGTTCAGGGCGAACTGCTGACTATCGCCGTTCCGCCCTTTGGAACGGCCGGCATGGTCTACCTGCGCCGGCCGTCATTCATGGCCGGCAAGCCAGCGTTCTTCGCCGGCGTGGAAAGCGCTGAGCTCGTCGGGCCGATCATCCCCCAAAAGGTCAGGACTGACCGTCACACCCCGCTTGTGCTGGATATAGGTGAGGAACTTGTAGGACGGCCGCATCGTCGCCAGAAGCGACCAGTCGACAGGCAGCACATCCGACGGATTGACCGGTTTCATGATGTCCCTCTCGAAAAGCACCTCGAAACTCATCAGCTTCCACGTCCCCGTTTCCCGGACCGCCCGAGAAAAAAAGCGGCAGAAGACGTGAACGTCGACTTCGATGTCGTCGGGACGAGCGCGGTTGAAAATCATCGCCGGACTTTCAACGGTTGCTCGATCACCGTTGACCTGCGCGAAAGCTGGAAACACCCAGTGCTTGCTGTTGCCGGTCGCGCCCATCCATTTGCGGGTCGCCTCCACATAGGCCTCTCCGCCGCGGGCATCATACCAGCTTGTGCGAATGTAAGCGTCCTTGTGGAAACATGCGCTCATGGTGTCGAAACGACGTTGGTCACGGGCAAATCGCTCGCGGCGCACAAGGTCGAATAGTTCTTCACGATCAAGAAGAGCTCGAAGGCGCTTGTCATCGTCCAGCTGCATATTAACCCCCTGAAGGTGGATCCATTGGTTCGGTCAGTGTCAGGCGCTCGCGGCAGAAGTCAGCCGGACGCTTCATTTGTTGCCGTCAGTCGGCCTCCTGCAGCCCCTCCTCGCGCACCTTGCGGAAGCGCGGCGATACAATCGACAGGAGGAGCAGGAAGGCAACGATCAGCGTGCCGAGACTGAGCGGGCTCGTGAAAAAGACCGTCGGGTCGCCATGGGAGATCAGGAGCGCCCGTCGCAGATATTCTTCGGCCATCGGGCCGAGGATCATGGCGAGAATGAGAGGCGCAGGTTCTGCCCCGACTTTCTTGAAGAAGTATCCGAGCACGCCGAACAGAGCCATCATGTAAACATCGAAAACGTTGTTGTTGATGCTGTAGACGCCGATCGCGATGAAGACGCAAATCACCGGGAACAGGAAATGATAGGGCACCGAGATCAGCTTCGCCCACATGCCGACAAGCGGAAGATTGAGAAACAGCAGCATGAGGTTACCGAGCCACATGGAGACGACAAGGCCCCAGAACAGGGCTGGCTGTTGCGTCAGGATTTCAGGCCCCGGCTGGACACCCTGAACCACCAGTGCACCGATCATCAGCGCCATGGTCGCGGTTCCGGGAAGGCCGAGCGTCAGCATCGGGATGAAACAGGTTTGCGCCGCGGCATTGTTGGCGGCCTCGGGTGCCGCGACGCCTTCGATCGCTCCCTTGCCGAATTGCTCGGGATGCCGGGAAATCTTCTTCTCCAGCGCATAGGCTGAAAACGAGGCGAGCAATACCCCTGCACCCGGCAACACGCCGACCAATACACCGATGCCGGTGCCGCGCAGGATCGGCGCGGACATTCGGCGCCAATCGTCGGCAGTCGGAAACAGGCTGCTGACCGTCGCCACGCTGGCGACCCGGTTCCGCTCGTTCTCCAGATTTGCAAGAACATCGCCCAGACCGAATATGCCGGTGGCGACGACGACGAAATCCAGCCCGTCCAGGAGGTTGGCGGAATCGAATGTATAGCGTGCGGCGCCGGAATTGACGTCGGTTCCGATCATGCCGAGAAGAACGCCGAACAACGCCATGCCGAAGGCCGTGAGCAGGGAACCACTTGTCAGCACCATCGACGTGATAAGGCCGAGCACGATCAGCGAGAAGTATTCCGCAGGCCCGAACGTCAAGGCGAAACTCGCCAGAAGTGGTGCCGATATCGCGATGAAGAGCGTGCCGACCGTACCGGCGAAGAAGCTGCCGATCGCTGCCGCCGCCAATGCCCGTCCAGCCTTTCCCTGCTTGGCCATTTCATGGCCATCCAGCGTCGTGACGACGGACGAAGCCTCGCCGGGAATGTTCATCAGAATGGCCGTGGTCGAGCCGCCATACTGGGAACCATAAAAGATGCCCGCCAGCATGATCAGCGCCGTGTCGATCGGCAGTCCGAACGTGAAAGGCAGCAGCATCGAAATGGTGGCGATAGGACCGAGGCCAGGCAATACACCGACGGCCGTGCCGAGAAACACGCCGAAAAAACAGTAAAGGAAGTTCTCCGGCGTGGTCGCCGTCGAAAATCCAAGCAGAAGTCCGTTGAATATATCCATGTCAAACTCCTGCGATGTCTATAGGCCAAGGCCCTGCAGCCAGTTTCCGACAATCGGAACAGGCAGGCCGAGCAGTTCCACAAAAAGGACCGAACAGAGCGCGGCAAAAGCAGCCGCCCCTGCGAAGGCTCTCCAGTCGAGCCGGAATTTTTCGCTCGTCGTGGCGCTGACGACCGTCAGCAGGAAGACGGCGATCGGCAGACCGAGCGGTTCGACGACCAGGCCAAAAATCAGGATCGCGAGGGAAACCACGACGATCGGCTTCCAGCCGATTTCCGGTATCGCAACGAGGGTCAGCCGCGATCGGAACAGAACCAGAATGCCTGTGAGAACGAGCAGGCTCGATATGATAACAGGAAAATAACCCGGCCCCATCCGACTGGATGTCCCGAACGGATAGCTTGCAGCCATCACTGCCGACCCGACACCGATGGTGGTAAAAAACAGTCCCAGTAAAACGTCTTGGCTAAGCTTCATCCGAGCTCCTCACCCCAGAAGAAGTGACACGCTATCGTCAGATACCGATGCATGGTCCATCTCTCGAGAATGGACCATGATCATCAACGCACTATCGAAACGTGCTCACATGGTTGATCAATACAAAGCTGGTGAAGGCTGGCAACGCGGCAATGACGATGTTTCACCAGACGAAGACGGTCGAAGCGGCGTGTCACAGAATAGCGCGCGGCGTTTCGGGCAACTTGCATGCTTGCTTTATAGATGGCGCCCCTCGTCGACAGGAACGATGATGCCGGTCGAGCTGGTGAGATGGACGATACAGGCGATAACCGCGCGCGCAACGTCATCCGGGGTGGTGATCCTCGCCAGAGGCAGCCTTTCCGCAACCTTCTGCAGCTGGTCTCGGGAACGATTGGGAACGAAATCCGTGTCCACGCCGGCAGGTGAAACGGAAAAGACGCGAATCTTGGGCGCCAGAACCTTGGCAAGCGCGATGGTGAGCGCATCAAGCCCGCCCTTGGCGGCCAGATATGCGAGGCTGCTCCCCACCCCCGTCCGCGCTGCAATGGAAGAGATGTTGACGATCGTCGCGCTGTCGACCTGTTCCAACAAGGGCCGAAATGCGCGGATCATGGCAAATGGGCCTCTCAGATTTACCGTCAACGCTCGATCGAAGATGTCATCCGTCAACGCGTCGAAATCGTTTGCCGCAACGGGCGTGGTGGCGCCTCCGCAGTTGACCAGGGCATCGAGGCCGCCGAATTTCTCTCCGACGGCGGAGGCTGCCTCGGTGACCGAGGCCGGATCGTCGATCGCGATACGAATTGCAACGTGACCGCTGCCCTGGAGGCCGTTCACGACCTCCTC
Coding sequences:
- a CDS encoding ABC transporter substrate-binding protein — its product is MPSLSSVWYTRCPAPTPLSIAHQLGWIDRQFESSAVVVRSIRDSKDPVVRQSHFTHALDYSFRQGGNIPPIWARSGGRETRVIGITSTDEFQAIIALPSSGIKTGAELKGRRLGVPRKPGEKIVDFQRATALKGIVSALSLDNLTHDDVELVYLDSTEANLIERGNAAFLGLKRRYPYGDELLALARGDIDAFFVKGAEGVVLANQIGAVVVSEFGFHPDAKIRINNGTPRPLTVDARFLDEHFDLVTDLVQTIGRVAAWAEANPDNAVRLIANEIGVGEDAIWAANGSHVHKHLTLSLDADQIAAFDHFKSFLLEWGFIPADFNVSAWIDSRPLEAASRRAAA
- a CDS encoding NmrA family NAD(P)-binding protein, producing MSRILVTGATGRLGQLIVERLVAQNRPVRILTRRPETARNLFGTTVQIAAGEFADRYSLDAAIRGVGRLLLLSPISERLAADQIAVANAAEAAGVQRIVKISGSDWTIDPPGVSISGDAHAAVEQHLRRLPIDSIFLRPNAWMQVSLANTIKHVLVGNPVTAANLDAGVGYIDARDIADVAVHLLLADRIADAATLNLTGPDVKTPRQIASLIATALGRRVAAIEKRPAIGPSDTDFEHRAVAQFATLIAAGRAAVTTDIVASILGRPPRSVEAFVSDYLAAEAALVG
- a CDS encoding NtaA/DmoA family FMN-dependent monooxygenase (This protein belongs to a clade of FMN-dependent monooxygenases, within a broader family of flavin-dependent oxidoreductases, the luciferase-like monooxygenase (LMM) family, some of whose members use coenzyme F420 rather than FMN.), which translates into the protein MANTQRKLNLNVGINTTGYLGNAWKYRTGNRHEITDPDYYRRLTELAHKGLFDAVFFSDHPALMTDPNGRPFHTIDPLILCTALAAQVPDIGFVATMSSTYNSPYNLARRTQSTDIISGGRLIINIVSSFNPNVAANFGSEPLPPRNQRYAKASEFLDVAKKLWASWDPSREGDVPDDRFWDATSAHTIDHQGSYFTVKGPLNVPRGPQGHPVIAQAGASEGGIDLAARHGEIIYCNILSRPAGQAFGKKVRDRAISFGRDPLGIRIVPGLVVILGETREEALRKHELFSGAGSEDGLIARFVKENGIDPDGFDADAVLDAERFIPDPNRLQAVGMGLGLVDLLTHEKLTAREAVRRSEGHHRLLLGTPEEVADGIIDLWADGTVDGYTLQPPRAPDDIEEFVDKVVPILQDRGVYRTRYEEKTVRERYGLPFPEAGADIGRSAAISWLR
- a CDS encoding NAD(P)-dependent oxidoreductase — protein: MSIVVFGASGNIGSNIRKEALSRGHRVTAVTRSADLDPAERLTVLKADIADAGDVAKIAAGHDAVISAYSPGLRHHSADDAAELISNAHEALFAGVKQAGVRRLIIVGGVGSLEASPGVDVVDSDFYPAEHKAHTLRNREILRSLRRGDHDLDWTYVSPPLSIKAGERAGKFRLGEDRLLRDEAGESRISEADFAIAILDELDRGQFVRRRFTAAY
- a CDS encoding FAD-dependent oxidoreductase, with translation MSIPFVDIAIIGGGPGGLALAQGLKKNGIDTAVFERDPVRADYVQGFRMRIRQRGIDALQANLPPHLYETFLDTLGLAPTENLVLDEQFNRLDDTGRGSAEPEDTHIEKSVSRITLRQILLSGLDDIFQTGKRFERYALQPDGTVIAHFADGSAVRANLLVGADGTGSPVRRQLLPDLTSIDTGVRRLAGKITLKDAERHGISPLLTDFNTHIRPRGGHTLMITSHRVDPAAYARHGLIGTEDPSHRGIPGFHFNNTTSYAWWNTAYDTGELGPDEALEKLDGAALLEALLARVAHWDERILKLIRHTDPSTVAFLKVKSSTPGAIWQTGPVTLLGDAIHAMTYFRALGGNTALYDTGLLVPQIVAARRHGKPQAAAVHDYENAMREHGYEAVRSSLSAMLRNVGAGRPLSAVAAPQ
- a CDS encoding glutathione S-transferase family protein, which produces MITENSAILAYIGLINPELRMFPTDVVEQMQCIAQMAWFSNTPHISQKAKFRPYQFADEEEVHDAIRTKAAARYWESMVEIDRLIADHHWIMGEQYTVADPYALVFYGWGTSNGLPMETLGHFTRHKNQMLERTAVRTVLEREMNPHFKTAISTNA